In Phycisphaerae bacterium, a genomic segment contains:
- a CDS encoding right-handed parallel beta-helix repeat-containing protein encodes MQKDHARQRCIAPALRICTCAYVACFLGSVPAGAQRIGYCDSCESCSAMLNGDYDIVILVADITDATGWCIDFGADNVTFDGNGRVILGNGALVGIDFSNRHNVVVRNSVVLLFEYGIYGDFCHDVVVQENSVLLCTCTGVYLGPGDGCAIVNNSLARNGVDNQFGAGIELQGGTWDFLISGNTLTENWQGMLIMHAYQGVLVGNRVEGSIDSGIVLAGSDNAVYHNALINNGQHATDYSGASNVWDGGYAEGGNFWSGHPNIDEFCGPEQTEAGSDAICDQPYVTGGPGGAVDRYPLIRPILGPWNPCDLDFDGDVDFSEFETLAVCFSGPGIEPMLCCLRTDIDRDVGVDMADFALFQVSFTGSP; translated from the coding sequence ATGCAGAAGGACCATGCACGTCAACGATGCATCGCTCCCGCACTTCGCATCTGCACCTGCGCTTACGTCGCGTGCTTTCTAGGCTCCGTGCCGGCGGGCGCTCAGCGGATCGGCTACTGCGACTCCTGCGAAAGCTGCTCCGCGATGCTCAACGGCGATTACGATATTGTCATCCTCGTCGCGGACATAACCGATGCGACCGGTTGGTGCATCGATTTTGGCGCGGACAACGTCACGTTCGACGGCAACGGGCGAGTGATCCTCGGAAACGGCGCACTCGTGGGCATCGACTTTAGCAACCGGCACAATGTCGTTGTACGGAATAGCGTCGTACTGCTGTTCGAGTACGGGATCTATGGCGATTTCTGCCATGATGTCGTCGTACAGGAGAACTCTGTATTGTTGTGCACTTGCACCGGTGTCTATTTGGGCCCGGGTGATGGGTGCGCGATTGTTAACAACTCGCTTGCTAGGAACGGTGTCGACAATCAGTTTGGAGCGGGCATTGAGCTCCAGGGCGGGACGTGGGACTTCTTGATATCGGGCAACACACTCACGGAGAATTGGCAAGGCATGCTCATCATGCATGCATACCAGGGCGTGCTGGTTGGCAACCGGGTTGAGGGCAGCATAGATTCCGGTATAGTGTTGGCGGGAAGCGACAATGCGGTTTACCACAACGCTCTGATCAATAATGGGCAACATGCGACTGACTACAGCGGCGCCAGCAACGTCTGGGATGGCGGTTACGCCGAAGGCGGTAACTTCTGGAGCGGGCACCCTAATATCGACGAGTTCTGCGGCCCGGAACAGACCGAGGCCGGCAGCGACGCAATTTGTGACCAGCCGTACGTAACCGGCGGCCCCGGAGGTGCGGTCGATCGATATCCCCTCATCCGCCCAATCCTGGGACCGTGGAACCCGTGCGACCTCGACTTCGACGGCGACGTAGACTTCTCCGAGTTCGAGACCCTGGCCGTGTGCTTTAGTGGTCCCGGCATAGAACCCATGCTCTGCTGCCTGCGAACCGACATCGACCGCGACGTCGGCGTGGACATGGCCGACTTCGCGCTATTCCAGGTGTCGTTTACCGGCTCGCCCTGA